CGCAAGGCTTTGGCCAGACCGCCAATGCCGGTGGTTTCCTGGCCGGCGATGCCGTGTTCGATGGCGAGGCGTTCGTCGCGCGCGCGCGCGGCGCTGCCGCCGACACGGATGCTGTGGATGATGAAATCCGCGCCGGTGACTGCTTCAGATAAATCGGTTGGCGTGGTGATGTTGAGCGGGCTGCCCAATTGGCGGGCGGCTTCGCGCGCCAGCATCGCGACGGTCACCAGCCGTTCACGGTCAATGTCGTAAAGTGCAACCTCAGCCAAATCCAACTGCTGTTGCGCTTGCGCCAGACCGTGAACGACCAGCGGCGTGCGAATGCCGCCGCCGCCGATGAGCGTGACTTTGCGCATAACAATTCGGTGGGGACTGCTGCAAAACAAATTCTTGCCACAGAGGCACAGAGACACAGAGACAGTCAGAAAGAATCTCGCCAGTTCTTTTCTTTCTCTGTGTCTCTGTGCCTCTGTGGCAACTTTTCTTCACCGTATCTACCAGTTGATCTTTGCCGGGAAGAACTCGGCAATCAGGTCTTCATAATAAGGCCGTAACTCTTCGAGGTTCGGCTGTATCTCGCATTTGGAATAGAGATCGTAAGGGTTGAAGGCGCGCACCCATTTCAGCAATTCCCGATCGCCGGCGTTCAGCAAATGCGTGTAAGCGCCTTCGCGGTGCACCGGGTAGCAGGAGTGGTAGCGGATCATCCAGAGCGCTTCTTGCGGCAGATAGTCTTTGCAGACTTGGTACAGATATTCGTCGTGGCCCCACGACAGATGCACATTGTCCAGGCCGCAACCCGGCTCATAGATACCGTTCGACGTTGAGTAAACCGAGTGTTGCGCGTCCGGGTTCGCCGCAAACAATTCGTGATAGACGATCTTGTCTGAAAAGGCGCAGCCGACCGGGAAGGTGTCGCCCACGACGGCCCACTGCGGTTCGTCGAAGAAGCACAGCATCTTGCCCAGATCGTGAATCAGGCCGGCCAGAATGAACCAACGCGGATGCCCATCCTGCCGGATGGCTTCGGCGGTTTGCAGCGCGTGGATGGTTTGCGGCAGCGCCAAGTCGGGGTCGCTGTCATCCACCAGCGTGTTGAGCCATTCCATCGCTTCCCAGATGCCCATCTGCTTGCGGTTCAGTTGGCCGTACTCGGCCTTTTTAGCGAGCACGACAGCGAGCGTCTGATTTTGATGATTGAGCCGATAGAGTTCCTTGACGCTAGGACGATTGGTTTGCTCATCGTAGTGCCGATAGTTTTCGGCGTGTTGCAGATTGTTGATGAAGGGATTGTTCGGATCAGCATTTTTATGTGGCGCGATCAAATAAGACATCGAGTACTACGTTCCTCCCTAAAGATGATTCAACTGGAAAAGTGGTTATTGCGGCGCTACACGAGAAGCCAGGGGTGCAGAGACCGCCTCATGCATTCGTTATTATTTGGGTAGCTTGCGCAGCGAAGTTTGGAGCTGCCGCAAGACCGGGAAGCCTTCGAGGCCGCCCAGTTTTTGTGTCGAGAGCGCACCGCATACGTTGCCGTATTGCAAGCGCCGTTGGGGCGGCTCGCCATTGAGCCAGGCATAGATGAACCCAGCGTTGAAACAATCGCCCGCGCCCGTGGTGTCTACGGCTTTCACTTCGAGCGGCGGGCAGCGGTAAATTTCGTCTTCCCACAGCAGGATCGAACCGCGCTCGCCCAGCTTCAGGGCGACGCCGCGCAAGCCCGCTCTGGCAAAGGCGCGCAACATGGCTTCCGGGTCGGATTGGCCGGTGAGCAATTCGGCTTCGCGCTCGTTGGGCATGAATAAATCCAACTCGCGCAGGGCTTGCAGGTGGGCGCGTTTACGCAACCAATCCGGATGCCAGCCTACATCGAGCGAGAGCGTGCAGCCTGTGGGTTTCAACGCGCGGGGCAAGGTCGAGAGCAGTCCAGGTTGCGCGGGCAGGGCTAGGTGCACGTGGCGCGCTTCGGTGAGGGCGCGGCGCACATTCGGTTCGGTGAGCAACAATGGTTGCAGTTCGCGGTTGGCCCCGGCGTAGGTGTAAAAGGCGCGGTCTTTGGCCGTCGAAACGCTGACCGTCACGCCCGTCGTGTCGTGACGGCTGCGGTGCAGCAATTCGGCGGTCACGCCGCACTCGGTCAGGCGTTGCGCCAGCCAATCGCCGTCATTGCCGATCACCGAGAGCACGGTGACGCGCTGTTCCAGACGGCTCAGCCCGCAAGCCGTGATGGCCGCGCCGCCGCCGATTTCGCGCCGTGCCTCTTTGGCAAACGCCTCTTCGCCCGGTTCCGGCCAGGCGCGGAAGCCGGACATCACAATATCGGTGAACAAATCGCCCACCGTGATTACATCCCAAGTCTTAGCTGGTTGCGTCATTGCGTCTTCTAGCTGTTTTGTCAGCTTGTGTTCCTTTCAGGCTGGGCCGTTGGTTCAAACGGCCACTCACGTTTTAGTTTGGCTTGCCCCAGATAGGCGGCGCTGCCTGCGATCATCAATATTAAACCCCATAATACGATTTTTCCCTGATTTGTGCTTAAAATATATAGCCAACCCGCCAAAGCGATCAGACTGGGCACCGGATAGAACCACATTTTGAAGGGAAGCCGGATTTCAGGCCGGGCGCGCCGAATCACAATCACTGCCAATGCCTGGCCAATATCGCGGGCGATTTTTTCAATGATGATCAAGGCCGCGATCAAGGTCGCCAAATCGAACCAACAAGCCAGCGCCGAGGTGATTCCAATAAACACCAGCGAAAAGGTGGGAAAGTTGCCGGTTGGATGCAGCCGCGCGAACGGCTTGAAAAACTGCCCATCCGCCGCCGCCGCATAAGGCACTCGCGAATAGCCCAGCATCACCGCAAAGATCGAGGCAAAAGTCGTCCACAGAATCAGCAGCGTCATTACCGTCGCCGCTTTGCTGCCATAAAGCCGTTGGATGAAATCCGCCACGATGGCCTGATTCGCCAGCGTGCCCGCCGTGATGGCTTCGCGCCAGGGGACGACGCCGATGATCGTGACGGTCATGATCATGTACATCACCGCCACCGCCGCAATCGAGATCAACACTGCGCGCGGAATCGTCCAACTGGGATTTTTGACTTCGCCGCCAAAGAAACAGACATTGTTGTAACCGCCGTAGTCGTAAATGGCATTCAATGTCGCATTGCCCAGCCCGACAAAGAAAATCCAATTCAGATCGAAGGCATGCGCCGGAAAATCAAAGGCCAGCTTGGGATTGAAATTGGTGATCCCCGCAAACAGCACCCAGGCCACCGTGAGCAAGACCACGACCCAGAGGACGACCGAAAGTTTACCGATGGATTGGA
This sequence is a window from Acidobacteriota bacterium. Protein-coding genes within it:
- a CDS encoding APC family permease — its product is MNQTKDTHLIRGMGLLQSTAANMLEMIGIGPFITIPLILAAMGGPQAMIGWLLGALIAVCDGLVWAELGAAMPGSGGSYIYLRQAYGPEKLGRLMSFLFIWQTVCTAPFSIASGAVGFSNYTKYLWPGMTATQGKLLAAGLCLAVTALLYRNIQSIGKLSVVLWVVVLLTVAWVLFAGITNFNPKLAFDFPAHAFDLNWIFFVGLGNATLNAIYDYGGYNNVCFFGGEVKNPSWTIPRAVLISIAAVAVMYMIMTVTIIGVVPWREAITAGTLANQAIVADFIQRLYGSKAATVMTLLILWTTFASIFAVMLGYSRVPYAAAADGQFFKPFARLHPTGNFPTFSLVFIGITSALACWFDLATLIAALIIIEKIARDIGQALAVIVIRRARPEIRLPFKMWFYPVPSLIALAGWLYILSTNQGKIVLWGLILMIAGSAAYLGQAKLKREWPFEPTAQPERNTS
- a CDS encoding carbohydrate kinase family protein → MTQPAKTWDVITVGDLFTDIVMSGFRAWPEPGEEAFAKEARREIGGGAAITACGLSRLEQRVTVLSVIGNDGDWLAQRLTECGVTAELLHRSRHDTTGVTVSVSTAKDRAFYTYAGANRELQPLLLTEPNVRRALTEARHVHLALPAQPGLLSTLPRALKPTGCTLSLDVGWHPDWLRKRAHLQALRELDLFMPNEREAELLTGQSDPEAMLRAFARAGLRGVALKLGERGSILLWEDEIYRCPPLEVKAVDTTGAGDCFNAGFIYAWLNGEPPQRRLQYGNVCGALSTQKLGGLEGFPVLRQLQTSLRKLPK
- a CDS encoding inositol oxygenase — translated: MSYLIAPHKNADPNNPFINNLQHAENYRHYDEQTNRPSVKELYRLNHQNQTLAVVLAKKAEYGQLNRKQMGIWEAMEWLNTLVDDSDPDLALPQTIHALQTAEAIRQDGHPRWFILAGLIHDLGKMLCFFDEPQWAVVGDTFPVGCAFSDKIVYHELFAANPDAQHSVYSTSNGIYEPGCGLDNVHLSWGHDEYLYQVCKDYLPQEALWMIRYHSCYPVHREGAYTHLLNAGDRELLKWVRAFNPYDLYSKCEIQPNLEELRPYYEDLIAEFFPAKINW